Within Sorghum bicolor cultivar BTx623 chromosome 2, Sorghum_bicolor_NCBIv3, whole genome shotgun sequence, the genomic segment TGAAAAACCAAAttgtatttaattttttttgaggaaCGTATTTTAAATCTTTCAAGATGTTATTGCAGgtactccccccccccccccccccaaaacacGGTACATGCTATATATCACGTTGAATTTTCAATTATGCGTGATCTCTGTTATATTATATATAGGAAAAAGACTCTGAATTTGTAGTTTAAATAAAATTTCCCACTATAACTACTGGTTATGGCTACTGCTgaccgccggtggccccgaGCTCTCTGTCGCAGCCGCAAGCGAGCCATGCGAGTCTCTGGCGTCTGCACCACCGGCCCGATGTCAACGCCGAAGAGGCGTACTCTGCCCACCACAGCTGGCGACCTAGCCGCAGGCTGTAGGGTCCTCTGCAccgccggctccggctccactGCTTGCGCCGCCAGCGCCAGCGTGAGGGTGGGCGCCGCCGCGCACGTGGCTCCCGCGGGCGGTGGAAGGCGGCGCTgatcgaggacgacgacgacgacagcgcgcggcttcttcttcttcttcttcttcttgggcaCGATCGGGGCGCCGGCCCAGTGCTTCCGCTTGTGTCCGCCGAGCTGCACCCCCGTGGCGAACTCCGCGCCGCAGTCGCTGCACACGTGCACCCGCTCCCGCTtgtcgcggcggcggccgcccggGACGACGAGCAGCTCCCTCTCCCTGTGCTTGTGACCAACGCTGTGGCCGCCCAGCCCCTGGTGCGTCGCGAACCACATGCCGCACTTCGGGCACGTGTACCCGTCCGGGTTCTGCCGGCCCGCGGCAGGGGctgaccgcggcggcggcgcgcgccgcgaggggctgctgctgctggtggatgGCGGCTTCGGCGGGAGGGCTGGCAGCTCCTGCCAGTGCCAGTGccaccacggtctccatggCGTCGTCGTGCACCGACTGCGCGCTGCTGCTCTCGCCGGAAAGATTGGTCGTTCTCGCGGCAGACGCGTTGGGCACGGACGACGCCGGCAGATTACTGGGCGGCGCCGCGACCGCGAACGCCAATGGCACCGTCTGCTCGACGACAGCCttgggcgccgccgcggccacaaCGTCCATCAACTGGTGGTGGTGGTCCGGTTCGGCACTCGAAGATACAGCCATGCCCCCTGAGCGACCTCGCTTGCCGGTGCCGCCGCCCCACCCCGGAGCGGCACAGAGGACATGCTGGCTGCATTGCCGCCGTTGTTCGCCGGGACGACGACGGAGGTGGCGCATTTGCCGCCGCTGTCGGCCTCCCCGTCGTCGTACTCGCTCGGGGAGTGTCGGTCTCTGAGTGGCAGCCGGGGACGATCTCGCCTTCTTCCTCCACTACCCGcagctcgtcgtcgtcatccagATCAC encodes:
- the LOC8059901 gene encoding uncharacterized protein LOC8059901; the protein is MAVSSSAEPDHHHQLMDVVAAAAPKAVVEQTVPLAFAVAAPPSNLPASSVPNASAARTTNLSGESSSAQSVHDDAMETVVALGLGGHSVGHKHRERELLVVPGGRRRDKRERVHVCSDCGAEFATGVQLGGHKRKHWAGAPICISAK